Proteins encoded within one genomic window of Cellulomonas flavigena DSM 20109:
- a CDS encoding shikimate kinase yields MPPAAAAPGPRVVLVGPPGAGKSTVGAALAERWQLAVRDTDTDVETVAGKTVADVFVEDGEPRFRELERDAVTTALVEHDGVLALGGGAVLHPDTRAALHRYRDAGGIVVFLDVSLAHAAPRVGLNQSRPLLVGSPRAQWQALMDARRPVYEEVATVRVSTDGLRPGEVAEVIEHELGVQRVTEPGA; encoded by the coding sequence GTGCCACCCGCCGCTGCCGCCCCCGGTCCCCGCGTCGTCCTCGTCGGGCCTCCCGGCGCCGGCAAGTCCACGGTCGGCGCCGCGCTCGCCGAGCGCTGGCAGCTCGCGGTGCGCGACACCGACACCGACGTCGAGACCGTCGCCGGCAAGACCGTCGCCGACGTCTTCGTCGAGGACGGCGAGCCCCGCTTCCGTGAGCTCGAGCGCGACGCGGTGACGACCGCGCTCGTCGAGCACGACGGTGTGCTCGCGCTCGGCGGGGGAGCCGTGCTGCACCCCGACACCCGCGCCGCGCTGCACCGCTACCGCGACGCCGGCGGCATCGTCGTCTTCCTCGACGTCAGCCTGGCGCACGCCGCGCCGCGCGTCGGGCTCAACCAGTCGCGCCCGCTGCTCGTCGGCAGCCCGCGTGCGCAGTGGCAGGCACTCATGGACGCCCGGCGTCCGGTCTACGAGGAGGTCGCGACGGTGAGGGTGTCGACGGACGGGCTGCGCCCCGGCGAGGTCGCCGAGGTCATCGAGCACGAGCTGGGCGTCCAGCGCGTCACGGAGCCGGGCGCATGA
- a CDS encoding PilN domain-containing protein, whose amino-acid sequence MSTLLERPKGRGRAGSGTVIPGTLPQVNLLPPEVRAARNLRTTKRWLLVSLGLTVVACAVAFGLSLLASATAATELAEAQDETARLQAEQLQYAEVPLVLGMLQQTEAARELGMSTEIPWKAYVDAFGSVLPPGVSVESLTVTQATPMAVGPAAPDVLREAGIGQIRFEGRAVTLPDVAAWIEALDSVPGFTDASVEAVQGSEEVDSGVFYQITTTVQVTQEAYADRFAPTDGEG is encoded by the coding sequence ATGAGCACGCTGCTGGAGCGACCCAAGGGTCGCGGACGGGCCGGGTCCGGGACGGTGATCCCCGGCACCCTCCCGCAGGTCAACCTCCTGCCGCCGGAGGTCCGCGCCGCGCGCAACCTCCGGACCACCAAGCGGTGGCTGCTGGTGAGCCTCGGGCTGACGGTGGTGGCGTGCGCCGTCGCCTTCGGGCTGTCGCTGCTGGCGAGCGCGACCGCCGCGACGGAGCTCGCCGAGGCCCAGGACGAGACGGCGCGGCTGCAGGCCGAGCAGCTCCAGTACGCCGAGGTGCCGCTCGTGCTCGGGATGCTGCAGCAGACCGAGGCCGCCCGCGAGCTCGGCATGTCGACGGAGATCCCGTGGAAGGCGTACGTCGACGCCTTCGGGAGCGTCCTGCCCCCCGGGGTGAGCGTGGAGTCGCTGACGGTGACGCAGGCGACGCCGATGGCGGTCGGTCCGGCCGCGCCGGACGTGCTGCGCGAGGCGGGCATCGGCCAGATCAGGTTCGAGGGCCGTGCGGTGACACTGCCCGACGTGGCCGCCTGGATCGAGGCGCTCGACTCCGTGCCCGGCTTCACCGACGCGTCGGTCGAGGCGGTGCAGGGCAGCGAGGAGGTGGACTCCGGGGTGTTCTACCAGATCACGACGACCGTTCAGGTGACGCAGGAGGCCTACGCCGACCGCTTCGCCCCGACCGACGGGGAGGGCTGA
- the aroC gene encoding chorismate synthase produces the protein MLRWLTSGESHGPALVGILDGLPAGVQVQTSDVQDALARRRLGYGRGARMKFEKDEVRLLAGVRHGLTQGGPVAIEVANSEWPKWVDVMSADPVDPQALTVDAGTGDQREIARNRPLTRPRPGHADLVGMRKYGFEDARPVLERASARETATRVALGTVAAAFLEQAAGVRLVSHVVAIGPVAVPADAPAPTPDDVAALDADPVRCFHAETSAAMVAEIDQCHKDGDTLGGVVEVLVHGLPSGVGTYVQADGRLDARLAAALMGIQAIKGVEVGDGFRTATRRGSQAHDEIERDASGRIVRRTNRAGGIEGGMSNGEVVRVRAAMKPISTVPRALATVDTATGEPVTAHHQRSDVCAVPPAAVVAEAMVALVVAQALLEKTGGDSVAEVRRNLEAYLAAVPELQR, from the coding sequence ATGCTGCGTTGGTTGACGTCCGGTGAGTCCCACGGTCCCGCGCTCGTCGGCATCCTCGACGGCCTGCCGGCCGGTGTGCAGGTGCAGACGTCCGACGTGCAGGACGCGCTCGCGCGCCGCCGGCTCGGGTACGGGCGCGGCGCGCGCATGAAGTTCGAGAAGGACGAGGTGCGGCTGCTCGCCGGCGTGCGCCACGGTCTGACGCAGGGTGGGCCCGTCGCGATCGAGGTGGCCAACAGCGAGTGGCCCAAGTGGGTCGACGTGATGTCGGCGGACCCGGTGGACCCGCAGGCCCTCACGGTCGACGCCGGCACGGGCGACCAGCGGGAGATCGCGCGGAACCGGCCGCTGACGCGGCCCCGTCCGGGCCACGCGGACCTCGTCGGCATGCGCAAGTACGGGTTCGAGGACGCCCGTCCCGTGCTCGAGCGCGCGTCGGCGCGCGAGACGGCCACGCGCGTCGCGCTGGGCACCGTCGCCGCGGCGTTCCTCGAGCAGGCCGCCGGCGTGCGGCTGGTCTCGCACGTCGTCGCGATCGGCCCCGTCGCGGTCCCCGCGGACGCCCCCGCCCCCACCCCGGACGACGTCGCCGCGCTCGACGCCGACCCCGTGCGGTGCTTCCACGCCGAGACGAGTGCGGCGATGGTCGCCGAGATCGACCAGTGCCACAAGGACGGCGACACGCTCGGCGGCGTCGTCGAGGTGCTCGTGCACGGTCTGCCCTCGGGCGTGGGGACGTACGTGCAGGCCGACGGGCGGCTCGACGCGCGGCTCGCGGCAGCGCTCATGGGGATCCAGGCCATCAAGGGCGTCGAGGTCGGCGACGGCTTCCGCACCGCGACGCGCCGCGGGTCGCAGGCCCACGACGAGATCGAGCGCGACGCGTCCGGACGCATCGTGCGCCGCACCAACCGCGCCGGCGGCATCGAGGGCGGCATGTCCAACGGCGAGGTCGTGCGCGTGCGCGCGGCCATGAAGCCGATCTCGACGGTGCCGCGCGCGCTGGCCACGGTCGACACCGCGACGGGCGAGCCGGTCACGGCTCACCACCAGCGGTCCGACGTGTGCGCGGTGCCGCCCGCGGCCGTCGTCGCGGAGGCCATGGTCGCGCTCGTCGTCGCGCAGGCCCTCCTGGAGAAGACCGGCGGCGACAGCGTGGCCGAGGTGCGGCGCAACCTCGAGGCGTACCTCGCGGCGGTCCCGGAGCTGCAGCGCTGA
- a CDS encoding aspartate carbamoyltransferase catalytic subunit, translated as MRHLLSAADLDLDEAVRVLDTAGQMAATQAREIKKLPTLRGRTVVNLFFEDSTRTRISFETAAKRLSADVINFSAKGSSVSKGESLKDTALTLQAMGADAVVIRHQASGAPHTLAHSGWTHGAVVNAGDGMHQHPTQALLDAYTLRRHLVGDGGRTDVTGRDLSGAHVAIVGDVLHSRVARSNVQLLRTLGARVTLVAPPTLVPVGAHAWPAEVAYDLDEVLATGPDAVMMLRVQRERMSSTGGGFFPSPLEYTRGYGLDARRLAVLPDHAVVLHPGPMNRGLEISADAADSPRAVIVEQVANGVAVRMAVLYLLLAGGDAPRAREGERAGAAPAEQERTDVRTDETRVHA; from the coding sequence ATGAGGCACCTGCTGTCCGCCGCCGACCTCGACCTGGACGAGGCGGTCCGCGTGCTCGACACGGCCGGTCAGATGGCCGCGACCCAGGCGCGCGAGATCAAGAAGCTCCCGACCCTGCGCGGCCGCACGGTGGTCAACCTCTTCTTCGAGGACTCCACGCGCACCCGCATCTCGTTCGAGACGGCGGCCAAGCGGCTGTCCGCGGACGTGATCAACTTCTCCGCGAAGGGCTCGAGCGTGTCCAAGGGCGAGTCGCTCAAGGACACCGCGCTGACCCTGCAGGCCATGGGCGCGGACGCCGTCGTCATCCGGCACCAGGCGTCGGGTGCCCCGCACACCCTGGCGCACTCGGGCTGGACGCACGGCGCGGTGGTCAACGCCGGTGACGGCATGCACCAGCACCCGACGCAGGCGCTGCTCGACGCCTACACGCTGCGGCGCCATCTCGTCGGCGACGGCGGACGCACCGACGTGACGGGCCGTGACCTGTCCGGTGCCCACGTCGCCATCGTCGGGGACGTGCTCCACAGCCGCGTCGCCAGGTCCAACGTGCAGCTGCTGCGCACGCTCGGCGCCCGCGTCACCCTGGTCGCGCCGCCCACCCTGGTGCCGGTCGGTGCGCACGCGTGGCCGGCGGAGGTCGCCTACGACCTGGACGAGGTGCTCGCGACGGGGCCCGACGCGGTGATGATGCTGCGCGTCCAGCGCGAACGGATGTCGAGCACCGGCGGTGGCTTCTTCCCGAGCCCGCTGGAGTACACGCGCGGCTACGGCCTGGACGCGCGGCGTCTGGCGGTGCTTCCGGACCACGCCGTGGTGCTGCACCCCGGGCCGATGAACCGCGGGCTGGAGATCTCCGCGGACGCCGCGGACTCCCCGCGCGCGGTGATCGTCGAGCAGGTCGCCAACGGTGTCGCGGTCCGGATGGCGGTGCTGTACCTGCTGCTCGCGGGCGGGGACGCGCCGCGGGCGCGCGAGGGCGAACGCGCGGGTGCGGCGCCCGCGGAGCAGGAGCGCACGGACGTGCGCACGGACGAGACGAGGGTGCACGCGTGA
- a CDS encoding putative bifunctional diguanylate cyclase/phosphodiesterase, whose product MSDLVDADVSVMLGDVPVWTTVLQFLTAGLVGGFCVLQWVWWRGALRSDGSTWALALSVAMATLVLAAGLHGLTPPGEVREALAFLHGQLVGVVVLLCLPATRAFGGGGPPLRPWVAAAAVVLVSRTALWFLTFGPVDAAGVPTGRPLAVALLFVVLGIVVGYVVAALGRVRLNLLGVLLVVAAGLSLAMLTAGILLGEQPVAALLASLWPLPLAIGLEWLASVRLRRAQVTARRRELMRDALSAVTNSAWFHRDADALLVQARDAAREVLGDPTIEGSLRPLQRDRYVADLFPADPDVLAPHERTFLIDLGLVVSTAAERYALTDRLSRAAVTDTLTGLPNRRAVDTHLLEVLERGAVERTRVAVVYCDIDGFKDVNDREGHAAGDDLLRRTAGFLRTWVDDDTYVARLAGDEFAVVVSRAGTDEELDDVARRIRSGFGTRVGTVAGPRLTCGVATWNPTDIVDPDALLRHADAAMLEAKRTKSGHRVFDPALRAQAEDARRLRAALERAVEEDRITAYFQPIVDTRTLEVVGLEALARWHEDDTLILPELWLTLAEQSGLIVPIGRSMIRQARRALDRHHMPVAVNLSARELHEQDVLERIDAAWSGGPWEHLTIEITESTMLRTAAAVPVLSELRARGARIALDDFGTGFSSLARLARLPVDVLKIDRSFVREVRTPRGAGPVRAIVALAEHHGLDVVAEGVESAGDLEILVELGVQQAQGNFVGRPAPGLPVRGARPQPRVAGGAPAAPAASTASPGAFVASVDPRRVPTRLPERRPRLVPRPLRVVPTSVDDATPEHL is encoded by the coding sequence ATGTCCGACCTCGTGGACGCCGATGTATCGGTCATGCTCGGCGACGTCCCGGTGTGGACCACCGTCCTGCAGTTCCTCACTGCTGGTCTGGTCGGTGGCTTCTGCGTGCTCCAGTGGGTCTGGTGGCGCGGCGCGCTCCGGTCGGACGGGTCGACGTGGGCGCTCGCGCTGTCCGTCGCGATGGCGACGCTCGTGCTCGCCGCGGGTCTGCACGGCCTGACACCACCCGGCGAGGTGCGCGAGGCGCTGGCGTTCCTGCACGGCCAGCTCGTGGGGGTCGTCGTGCTCCTGTGCCTGCCGGCCACGCGGGCCTTCGGTGGCGGGGGGCCGCCGCTGCGACCCTGGGTGGCCGCCGCGGCCGTCGTCCTGGTCTCGCGCACAGCGCTGTGGTTCCTCACGTTCGGTCCCGTCGACGCCGCGGGCGTCCCCACAGGGCGACCGCTGGCGGTCGCCCTGCTCTTCGTGGTGCTCGGCATCGTCGTCGGGTACGTGGTGGCCGCGCTCGGGCGGGTGCGGCTCAACCTGCTGGGTGTCCTTCTCGTGGTGGCAGCCGGCCTGTCCCTCGCGATGCTCACCGCCGGCATCCTGCTGGGCGAGCAGCCCGTCGCGGCGCTGCTCGCGAGCCTGTGGCCCCTGCCGCTCGCGATCGGGCTCGAGTGGCTCGCCTCCGTGCGGCTGCGGCGCGCCCAGGTCACGGCGCGACGCCGGGAGCTCATGCGCGACGCGCTGTCCGCGGTCACCAACAGCGCGTGGTTCCACCGCGACGCCGACGCCCTGCTCGTGCAGGCGCGGGACGCGGCGCGCGAGGTCCTGGGCGACCCCACCATCGAGGGCTCGTTGCGCCCGCTGCAGCGTGACCGCTACGTCGCCGACCTGTTCCCGGCCGACCCGGACGTGCTCGCACCGCACGAGCGCACGTTCCTCATCGACCTCGGACTCGTGGTCTCGACCGCCGCCGAGCGCTACGCCCTGACGGACCGGCTCTCCCGCGCCGCCGTGACCGACACCCTCACCGGTCTGCCCAACCGGCGCGCGGTCGACACGCACCTGCTCGAGGTGCTCGAGCGTGGTGCGGTCGAGCGCACGCGGGTGGCGGTCGTGTACTGCGACATCGACGGCTTCAAGGACGTCAACGACCGCGAGGGCCACGCCGCCGGGGACGACCTGCTGCGGCGCACCGCAGGCTTCCTGCGCACCTGGGTGGACGACGACACGTACGTCGCGCGGCTCGCCGGCGACGAGTTCGCGGTCGTGGTGAGCCGCGCCGGCACCGACGAGGAGCTGGACGACGTCGCGCGCCGGATCCGCAGCGGCTTCGGCACGCGCGTCGGCACCGTCGCCGGCCCTCGGCTGACGTGCGGGGTCGCGACCTGGAACCCCACCGACATCGTCGACCCCGACGCGCTGCTGCGGCACGCGGACGCCGCGATGCTCGAGGCGAAGCGCACCAAGTCCGGGCACCGGGTGTTCGACCCGGCCCTGCGGGCGCAGGCCGAGGACGCGCGTCGGCTGCGGGCCGCACTCGAGCGCGCGGTCGAGGAGGACCGCATCACGGCGTACTTCCAGCCGATCGTCGACACCCGCACGCTCGAGGTCGTGGGCCTGGAGGCGCTCGCCCGCTGGCACGAGGACGACACGCTGATCCTTCCGGAGCTGTGGCTGACCCTCGCCGAGCAGAGCGGACTCATCGTGCCGATCGGCCGGTCGATGATCCGGCAGGCCCGCCGCGCGCTCGACCGGCACCACATGCCCGTCGCGGTCAACCTGTCGGCGCGCGAGCTGCACGAGCAGGACGTGCTCGAGCGGATCGACGCCGCCTGGTCCGGCGGGCCGTGGGAGCACCTGACGATCGAGATCACCGAGAGCACCATGCTGCGCACCGCCGCGGCGGTGCCCGTGCTGTCCGAGCTGCGCGCGCGCGGCGCGCGGATCGCGCTCGACGACTTCGGTACCGGCTTCAGCTCGCTCGCCCGCCTGGCGCGGCTGCCCGTCGACGTCCTGAAGATCGACCGGTCCTTCGTCCGCGAGGTCCGCACGCCGCGCGGCGCCGGCCCGGTGCGCGCGATCGTCGCCCTCGCCGAGCACCACGGGCTCGACGTCGTCGCCGAGGGCGTCGAGTCGGCGGGCGATCTCGAGATCCTCGTCGAGCTCGGCGTCCAGCAGGCCCAGGGCAACTTCGTCGGGCGGCCTGCCCCGGGCCTGCCCGTGCGCGGCGCACGGCCGCAGCCCCGCGTGGCCGGTGGCGCCCCTGCCGCGCCCGCGGCATCCACCGCGTCCCCGGGTGCGTTCGTCGCGAGCGTCGACCCGCGACGCGTCCCCACGCGCCTGCCGGAGCGTCGCCCCCGGCTGGTCCCCCGCCCGTTGCGCGTCGTGCCCACGTCCGTGGACGACGCGACGCCCGAGCACCTGTGA
- the efp gene encoding elongation factor P: MATTNDLKNGTVLKIDGQLWTVVEFQHVKPGKGGAFVRTKLKNVLSGKVVDKTFNAGLKVETANVDKRDMQYLYKDGDDFVFMDTDTYDQINVPAATVGDAANFMLESQTALVATNEGVPLYVELPPSVVLEVTYTEPGLQGDRSSAGTKPATLETGYEIQVPLFLEANTKVKVDTRDGSYLGRVND; encoded by the coding sequence GTGGCGACCACCAACGACCTGAAGAACGGCACCGTGCTGAAGATCGACGGCCAGCTCTGGACCGTCGTGGAGTTCCAGCACGTCAAGCCCGGCAAGGGTGGCGCGTTCGTCCGCACCAAGCTCAAGAACGTGCTCTCCGGCAAGGTCGTCGACAAGACGTTCAACGCCGGCCTGAAGGTCGAGACGGCCAACGTCGACAAGCGCGACATGCAGTACCTGTACAAGGACGGCGACGACTTCGTGTTCATGGACACGGACACGTACGACCAGATCAACGTCCCGGCCGCGACGGTCGGCGACGCCGCGAACTTCATGCTCGAGTCGCAGACCGCGCTCGTCGCGACCAACGAGGGCGTGCCGCTCTACGTCGAGCTGCCGCCCTCGGTGGTCCTCGAGGTCACGTACACCGAGCCGGGCCTGCAGGGCGACCGCTCGTCGGCCGGCACCAAGCCCGCCACGCTCGAGACGGGCTACGAGATCCAGGTCCCGCTGTTCCTCGAGGCCAACACCAAGGTCAAGGTCGACACCCGCGACGGGTCGTACCTCGGCCGCGTGAACGACTGA
- the aroB gene encoding 3-dehydroquinate synthase — translation MSDASVVRVAGEQPYDVVIGRHLLGHLTGMLGEGVRRVLVVHPAALATSAETVRADLVAAGYEVYLAQVPDAEEQKTAQVAAFCWGVLGQADFTRSDAVVGLGGGATTDLAGFVAATWLRGVRVVQVPTTVLAMVDAAVGGKTGINTAEGKNLVGAFHPPAGVLCDLAAVESMVPNDFVAGLAEIVKCGFIDDPRILELVEEHTALLLDPVAAASSPVLAELVERAVRTKARVVGEDLREAGLREILNYGHTFGHAVEHVERYRWRHGAAVSVGMVFVAELARLAGRLDDAVVERHRSVLTSLGLPTTYRADRWEQLLTAMRRDKKTRGDLLRFVVLEDLARPARLEGPDPTLLAAAYAEISATPQRTSGILL, via the coding sequence ATGAGCGACGCGTCCGTCGTCCGGGTCGCCGGCGAGCAGCCGTACGACGTCGTCATCGGGCGCCACCTCCTCGGGCACCTGACCGGCATGCTCGGCGAGGGCGTGCGCCGCGTGCTCGTCGTACATCCGGCGGCGCTCGCGACGTCCGCCGAGACCGTCCGCGCGGACCTCGTGGCCGCCGGCTACGAGGTGTACCTCGCGCAGGTCCCCGACGCCGAGGAGCAGAAGACCGCGCAGGTCGCCGCCTTCTGCTGGGGTGTGCTCGGCCAGGCCGACTTCACGCGCTCCGACGCCGTCGTCGGCCTCGGCGGGGGAGCGACCACCGACCTCGCCGGGTTCGTGGCCGCCACCTGGCTGCGCGGCGTGCGCGTCGTGCAGGTCCCCACCACCGTGCTGGCGATGGTCGACGCGGCGGTCGGCGGCAAGACCGGCATCAACACCGCCGAGGGCAAGAACCTCGTCGGGGCGTTCCACCCGCCGGCCGGCGTGCTGTGCGACCTCGCGGCCGTCGAGTCGATGGTGCCGAACGACTTCGTCGCCGGGCTCGCCGAGATCGTCAAGTGCGGGTTCATCGACGACCCCCGCATCCTCGAGCTCGTCGAGGAGCACACCGCCCTGCTGCTGGACCCCGTCGCCGCCGCGTCGTCGCCCGTGCTCGCGGAGCTCGTCGAGCGGGCCGTGCGCACCAAGGCGCGCGTCGTGGGGGAGGACCTGCGCGAGGCCGGCCTGCGCGAGATCCTCAACTACGGCCACACGTTCGGCCACGCGGTCGAGCACGTCGAGCGGTACCGCTGGCGCCACGGCGCCGCCGTGTCGGTCGGCATGGTGTTCGTCGCCGAGCTCGCGCGCCTCGCCGGGCGCCTGGACGACGCGGTCGTCGAACGCCACCGCAGCGTGCTCACCTCGCTGGGCCTGCCGACGACGTACCGGGCAGACCGGTGGGAGCAGCTGCTCACCGCCATGCGCCGCGACAAGAAGACCCGGGGCGACCTCCTGCGCTTCGTGGTCCTCGAGGACCTCGCGAGGCCGGCGCGTCTGGAAGGCCCCGACCCCACCCTCCTCGCCGCCGCCTACGCCGAGATCTCCGCGACCCCGCAGCGGACGAGCGGCATCCTGCTCTGA
- the pyrR gene encoding bifunctional pyr operon transcriptional regulator/uracil phosphoribosyltransferase PyrR, with the protein MSSGTATPGARTPGPDPVQGPAGTTVLGADDVGRALTRIAHEVVERNKGVGDVVLLGIPTRGLPLARRLAQRLEQVEGIPAESLVGSLDVTMHRDDLAHQPTRTIGETFVPGDGVDGKVVVLVDDVLYSGRTIRAALDAISDLGRPRAVQLAVLVDRGHRELPIRADYVGKNLPTATAERVRVLLAETDGEDRVVIEGGHR; encoded by the coding sequence ATGAGCAGTGGCACAGCCACGCCCGGGGCCAGGACCCCGGGGCCGGACCCCGTGCAGGGGCCGGCAGGGACCACCGTCCTCGGCGCCGACGACGTCGGACGCGCGCTGACGCGCATCGCGCACGAGGTGGTCGAGCGCAACAAGGGCGTCGGCGACGTCGTCCTGCTGGGCATCCCCACGCGCGGGCTGCCGCTGGCCCGCCGCCTCGCGCAGCGCCTCGAGCAGGTCGAGGGCATCCCGGCGGAGAGCCTCGTCGGCAGCCTCGACGTGACGATGCACCGTGACGACCTCGCCCACCAGCCCACGCGCACGATCGGCGAGACGTTCGTGCCGGGGGACGGCGTGGACGGCAAGGTCGTCGTCCTCGTCGACGACGTCCTGTACTCGGGCCGGACGATCCGCGCCGCGCTGGACGCGATCAGCGACCTGGGGCGCCCGCGCGCCGTGCAGCTCGCGGTCCTCGTCGACCGCGGCCACCGCGAGCTGCCGATCCGCGCCGACTACGTCGGCAAGAACCTGCCGACGGCCACCGCGGAGCGCGTCCGCGTGCTGCTCGCGGAGACCGACGGCGAGGACCGCGTCGTCATCGAGGGGGGACACCGATGA
- the nusB gene encoding transcription antitermination factor NusB has protein sequence MGARTKARKRALDVLFEAEQRGLDVAELLAKRVVEPGTEASLPQYAVELVEGVLEHAERIDELLATHSHGWTVARMPAVDRALLRLGAWEILWNDDVPDAVAVDEAVSLARELSTDESPAFVNGLLGRLVVLKPTLLA, from the coding sequence GTGGGCGCCCGGACCAAGGCGCGCAAGCGCGCGCTCGACGTGCTGTTCGAGGCCGAGCAGCGGGGTCTCGACGTCGCCGAGCTCCTCGCGAAGCGTGTCGTGGAGCCGGGCACCGAGGCGTCGCTGCCGCAGTACGCGGTGGAGCTCGTCGAGGGCGTCCTGGAGCACGCGGAGCGGATCGACGAGCTCCTCGCGACCCACTCGCACGGCTGGACGGTGGCCCGCATGCCGGCCGTGGACCGTGCGCTGCTGCGTCTCGGGGCGTGGGAGATCCTCTGGAACGACGACGTGCCCGACGCGGTCGCAGTCGACGAGGCGGTGTCGCTCGCACGCGAGCTGTCGACCGACGAGTCGCCGGCCTTCGTCAACGGTCTGCTCGGCCGCCTCGTCGTGCTGAAGCCGACGCTGCTGGCCTGA
- the pilM gene encoding type IV pilus assembly protein PilM: MASTRVIGLDIGASGVRAVELEFGSGGPTGRTPPVLHRFGQVPLPPGVVRDGEVVQPETVATALRQLWSHAKFESKDVVIGVGNQRVLVRELDLPWMPLPQLKQSLPFQVAEMLPMSADEALLDYFPTAEFDGPQGRTARGMLVAAQRTTVNANVLAVEAAGLRPVMVDLNAFALLRALARGELSTVNAAFVDIGATITNVTISEQGVPRLVRSLPSGGQNVTNAVASALGVPAGDAERIKRETGVGTTGGPQGAEAAEAVASVVRTLVESIRNTFVYYASNNPGSSVALVVLTGGGADLPGLGQYLSSASRVPVTMGDPIAALRPGKSTPRDALHGQQSALALAVGLASGVAA, translated from the coding sequence GTGGCCAGCACACGCGTCATCGGGCTCGACATCGGCGCGTCCGGCGTCCGGGCCGTCGAGCTGGAGTTCGGCAGTGGTGGACCGACCGGCAGGACGCCACCGGTCCTGCACCGGTTCGGCCAGGTACCGCTGCCGCCCGGTGTGGTGCGCGACGGCGAGGTCGTGCAGCCCGAGACGGTCGCCACGGCGCTGCGTCAGCTGTGGAGCCACGCGAAGTTCGAGTCGAAGGACGTCGTCATCGGTGTCGGCAACCAGCGCGTGCTGGTCCGTGAGCTCGACCTGCCGTGGATGCCGCTGCCGCAGCTCAAGCAGTCGCTGCCGTTCCAGGTGGCCGAGATGCTGCCCATGTCGGCGGACGAGGCGCTGCTCGACTACTTCCCGACGGCGGAGTTCGACGGGCCCCAGGGGCGCACCGCGCGCGGGATGCTCGTCGCGGCGCAGCGCACGACGGTCAACGCGAACGTGCTCGCGGTCGAGGCGGCGGGCCTGCGGCCGGTGATGGTCGACCTCAACGCGTTCGCGCTGCTGCGCGCGCTCGCACGCGGCGAGCTGTCGACGGTCAACGCGGCCTTCGTCGACATCGGGGCGACGATCACGAACGTGACGATCTCCGAACAGGGTGTCCCGCGTCTGGTGCGGTCGCTGCCGTCCGGTGGTCAGAACGTGACCAACGCCGTGGCCAGCGCCCTGGGCGTCCCCGCGGGGGACGCCGAGCGGATCAAGCGCGAGACGGGCGTGGGCACGACCGGCGGTCCGCAGGGCGCCGAGGCGGCGGAGGCCGTCGCGTCGGTGGTGCGCACCCTCGTCGAGTCGATCCGTAACACCTTCGTGTACTACGCCAGCAACAACCCGGGGTCGTCGGTGGCGCTGGTGGTGCTGACGGGCGGCGGCGCCGACCTGCCGGGCCTGGGGCAGTACCTGTCGTCCGCGAGCCGTGTGCCCGTGACCATGGGGGACCCCATCGCCGCGCTGCGTCCCGGCAAGTCGACACCGCGGGACGCCCTCCACGGGCAGCAGTCCGCCCTCGCCCTCGCCGTCGGTCTCGCGTCTGGAGTCGCCGCATGA